A region of Argonema galeatum A003/A1 DNA encodes the following proteins:
- a CDS encoding Uma2 family endonuclease, with amino-acid sequence MVTLQLRQLGVPPGHRVLFHDVNWQEFEAILEELGEKRPSRLAYINGTLEIRVPLPEHEKAKVIIGDLVKALLDECDRNWESLGSTTFKREDMLAGIEPDNCFYIQNHAQMIGKTRLDLTVDPPPDLAIEVDVTSKTQVSAYQALGVPEIWRYENGKIQIYLLQSGKYVELQTSPTFPSFPIIEEISRFLEMSRTIGTSRALREFRKWVRKQRNLIN; translated from the coding sequence ATGGTAACGCTGCAACTGCGACAACTAGGCGTACCGCCTGGACATCGAGTGTTATTCCATGATGTGAATTGGCAGGAATTTGAGGCAATTTTAGAAGAGTTGGGAGAAAAACGACCTTCTCGATTAGCTTATATTAACGGAACTTTGGAGATTAGGGTGCCATTACCAGAACATGAAAAAGCCAAAGTAATTATTGGTGATTTAGTGAAAGCTTTGCTAGATGAATGCGATCGCAATTGGGAATCCTTGGGCTCGACAACCTTCAAACGAGAGGATATGCTAGCAGGTATTGAGCCTGATAACTGCTTTTATATTCAAAACCATGCTCAAATGATTGGCAAAACTCGCCTAGATTTAACAGTCGATCCACCGCCAGATTTAGCTATTGAGGTAGATGTTACTTCCAAAACTCAAGTTAGCGCCTATCAAGCATTGGGAGTACCGGAAATTTGGCGATATGAAAACGGAAAAATCCAAATTTACCTACTGCAATCTGGAAAATATGTGGAGTTGCAAACCAGTCCCACTTTTCCCAGTTTTCCCATAATTGAGGAGATTTCTCGTTTTCTGGAAATGAGTCGGACAATAGGGACAAGTCGGGCGCTGAGAGAGTTTCGTAAGTGGGTGAGAAAACAAAGAAATCTTATCAATTAA
- a CDS encoding ABC transporter ATP-binding protein, translated as MLHIKRLSKSFGKRQVLNDLTLHVRPGEIYGLLGPNGAGKTTTINIICNLVKEDRGEITINKQPVSEASKSLIGVAPQENLLYKSLSCAENLDFFARIYGLSKQQRWEQVQVCLEAVNLVDRAKSPVETLSGGMKRRLNIAVALVHLPKLVILDEPTTGLDIEARYDIWELILNLKKQGITVLLTTHLLDEAERLCDKIGIIKDGRIVVEGSLSALRELIPAQEVVVVKTLDEEGAIARASQLGFTHRRYGNDLAFWLPEPLELKEIIACFDGIAVDAIARSPVRLEHIYVEVTQG; from the coding sequence GTGCTGCATATCAAAAGGTTGAGTAAGTCTTTCGGCAAGCGACAAGTTCTTAATGATTTGACGCTGCACGTTCGACCGGGTGAAATTTACGGTTTGTTAGGGCCAAATGGTGCTGGAAAGACTACTACTATCAATATAATATGTAATTTGGTGAAGGAGGATAGGGGAGAAATTACGATTAATAAGCAACCTGTTTCTGAGGCTAGTAAGTCGCTGATTGGGGTAGCGCCGCAAGAGAATTTACTGTATAAAAGTCTCTCTTGTGCGGAAAATCTTGATTTTTTTGCTCGGATTTATGGGTTATCAAAGCAGCAGCGCTGGGAACAGGTACAAGTTTGTTTGGAGGCTGTTAATTTAGTAGATAGGGCTAAAAGTCCAGTGGAAACTCTCAGCGGTGGGATGAAACGGCGGTTGAATATTGCTGTGGCGTTGGTACATCTGCCGAAGTTGGTGATTTTGGATGAACCGACGACGGGTTTGGATATTGAGGCGCGTTATGACATTTGGGAGTTAATTCTGAATCTGAAAAAGCAGGGTATTACTGTTTTGTTGACTACTCATTTGTTGGATGAGGCTGAGCGACTTTGCGATAAAATAGGTATTATTAAAGATGGACGAATTGTGGTTGAGGGGAGTTTGTCTGCGTTGCGGGAGTTGATTCCGGCGCAGGAAGTCGTGGTGGTTAAAACGCTGGATGAGGAGGGTGCGATCGCACGCGCTTCCCAACTGGGCTTTACGCATCGACGCTATGGCAATGACCTAGCTTTTTGGCTACCGGAACCTTTAGAATTAAAGGAGATAATTGCCTGTTTTGATGGGATTGCTGTGGATGCGATCGCGCGATCGCCTGTGCGTTTGGAGCATATTTATGTGGAGGTGACACAAGGTTAA